In the genome of Passer domesticus isolate bPasDom1 chromosome 2, bPasDom1.hap1, whole genome shotgun sequence, the window TTCCCGCCCATGAGACCGCTGCAGGGCTCTCGGGGCCGGAGCGTCGTCGTGGGCACCGTCACCCTCTGCCTGGCCGCCGGGTGGGCTCTGCAGAGTAAGTGTCCGGCTCCGTGCCCGcctgccccgctccctgccccgGCGCTTTCCTGCTGCCCCTCGCCGCGATGCCCGGCTCAGCCCCCGCCCGCGGCCAGCGCTCTGCCAGCCCGTCCGCAGCCGGCAGCGGCTGGGAGGGGACGGGACGTACCGAGACTCAGGCAGGCGTCGCTGCTCGCCCTGACACGGTCAGGGGAGGCTCGTCCCCGCTCCTGCTGCTCGGGGGGAGCGGAGGAGCCGAGCGGGACCAGCGCGGCCGCGGCCTCACGCCCGCTCCCGGCAGGGCGGCCCCAGCAGCGCCGTGCCCCCGCTGCTTTTCCAGCGACCGAGGGGACACGGCGTGGAGGGGGAACAGCCCGGTTAGTCAGCCCGAGGGCTGTCGGGTCACGCTGGGAAACGCGGCGGTGAAGGGAGGGTGGGTTCCGACCAGCACCCCACGGGGGTGAGTGGGGATGGGGCAACAGGCGGGAGCCGTGCGCTCCCCTCCCTGAggggcctggaggaggctgctgccagccccagcctcgCCGGGGCACCGCGGTGTCAGCGCCGCCAGCGAGCTTGGCTCGGCCGCCGCGCTCCTGCGAGAGAAGTGACGCCCAAGCAGGACACCGAAGGGTGGAGAAACAGTCCGCAGGGTTTTAGAGCTGTCCCCCCAGTTCGGAGCTCCTGCTGAGCCCCTCGCTGCCAGCCTTTTTCGTGCCCACCCACTGCCCAGCACTCCGCAGGCCCAGCTGCGCTGCCGCGGCCAGGTCTGGTACACAGAGCTGCACATCCCACTTTGACTCTTGGCCAGGCAAATACTTTGGAGCAGAGCAGCGTGCCAGGACGGCAAACTCCGTGAGCTCTGAGCAACCCCTGTACGCTCTTCTCCTGGGTGTGTGTTCTGCTGGGTGTGAAGGGGCTGGTTCTGCGAGCAGCAGAGCCGTCACCTTGCGTAGGGCGCTGCCTGTGGGTGTGATGTTTGTTCTCCAGCTCTGTTGGATTAGACCAGTTCAGGTGATCTAGGCACACTGaccactaaaaatatttttgaatggtTAGATACTGAACTGCCTTTTTTAGCTTTGCATACCAGATAGGGACAGAACACGTTTGCAAATAATTTAATGGAAAGATTTAaatcatctcttttttttttacatttattttgcaAATGCATATTCAAAACAAAGCCTCTATAATAACATGAAAGGGTTACTGAGGGGAGACACTCAGCTCCTGTCTGGTCAGAAACAGTGGGGAAGGCCTTTAAATAAACACATCGACCAGAAAACAATTGGAACAATTTGCAGCGATTACCAGAGGTTCCCGGCTGTTCTGTTTCTGTAGCTGGCACAAACCTCGTTTTCACAGCTCTGGTTAGTCTCTCCTGCACACAGGCTGAACAGCAgaccacagctcagctgaggATGCACTGAGCTGCCCAGAAAGCATGATGTTCCTGCAAGGGGACTGGGCAGCATGAGTATGGACAATGCTTATGAAAGGGGGAGCCCAGCAGTGTTATCTTGGAAAAACTGAACTGGCTTCTTGAGCTCCCCTACCTTACCCTGACCAGCAGAGTTAGTGAATTCTGCTACAGATCCCAAATACAGTGAAGTCAAGTTGTAATTCACCCCTATCTTCCATTTGTGGTGGCTGTGGAGGGCTcttattttaagattttttacaatttttttttcccttggagatttttttctttgcctttctaATCATTCTTATCCCTGAAGACTCTGCAGAACCTCCAGGATCATGTCCAGGTGTCCTGCTTTGCACTCATACAGTACAGTTGAGGGTCTCATTCTCACTCCCCCACTGGGTTACAGGCATTTACAGCTcagcatttcttttttgttttgctcttgcAGTCAGGCTCTTCCCacaggaaggagcagagcaggtgaGCTGCTCCAAGCCAAACCAGGAAAAGGCATTCAGCCTTACTGTGTGCTTTATCTGCCTTTCGTCTGCTTTGATTTTTGTTGGTAGATAACAGGATTGCAGTCTTTAGACAAGGGTCTCAAACAAGCCattaatcaaaagaaaaaatgtatgCCCATTAAAACTCCAGTGTTGGTGTTCATCCAAATCTTCATGCAGAAACACCAAATGCAAGCAGAAATTATTGCAGTTACACATTAAACTAAGCCGTCGGTTCAGTTTCACAGTGTCACGAACAGCTCTGTAATCACATCAGGAGGAAGTAGGTGAGAATTAAATATTCTTTTATATGCATTTTTGCCCAGATATCATCAGGAACATGAAGTCCCTGGCTTCTCATGAAACTGCATACCTTTGGTTACATGTGATTTATCTGCACTGGCTTATTAACTGGTCGCCTTTAAGAAGCTGATATTTCTAATGTTGATTACACATCCTGAAAACACAACAAAGTCCTTGCCAAGACTTCACATACTTATGCCTACTACAGTCATTGCTTTTGGGGGATGGTAGTTAATAAATACGATAGATTACCTTGGACATGGCGACTAAACTTTCCATGTAAATGcaggatttttaaaagaagccaGTTACTGATAAACAAAAGAACATCGCTcagttttcagaaaatgttaTGCTTATCCAAAGTCCCTTTCTGTGTGGGTGTTAAAACATTGAAACACATGCAATTATGTGTTTCTATGGTGGAAGCATTTTTGCTATCACAAATGATAAATGTGTATTTAGTCTTCAAGTATGTATGTTACTTTTATGGAAAGCAGAAAGAAGAAGGTATTAAAAAGCATAATCTATTCTCTCTTAAAACAGATCACTGAGATAGGTAGGATGAATTACCAGGATGCAGAGGTCCCAACCTGCCCTGGACAGTTAGTGCAGCATCACCTCCACACTCATCACTCTCCTTTGTCTTTCAGCTCCCGGAGGAGTATCCTTAGTTGTCCCACAACCCAACATCAATGCAACAGTGGCACAAAACATCCTCCTCTCAGTTGAATACTCTTGCCGAGGCGTGGCCACCATTGAGTGGAAGCATGTGTCAAGCTGGGGCACCACCAGCATTGTTGAGTGGAGAAGTGGGAATTATGTCAACATATCCACGGCCTACAAGGACAGAGTGACCACTTTTGAAAATGGCTCTATACAGCTTCGGAACGTGGGCATGAGAGATGCCGGCTACTATTTTGTCACTGTAATGGAGGAACATGGAACCAATGCCTATGGCACCATCATAGTCAATGTTTACGGTACAAACTAGATGGGACTTCTTGGCTTTACCCTGTGTTTAAGCATCAATCTGCTTGTAATCAATTTTATAATAttagtttttttccattttccctgcAGAGATTATCTATGAAGATTTGCATTTTGTAGCAGTTCTTTTCGCATTTCTCGCTGCAGTATCTGCCATTCTAATCTGCTTCATGTGGCTGTGTAATAAATCTCTGCATCTATTTCAGAAGAAGACAACACACAAACTAACAGGTATTTCTCTAAAAATGTAGTCAGGGTATAGGGTGTTCAAGCCTGAAATTTCAGCCTAAAATTTGTACCATAAAGGTTCTAAACCGGAccactgagaaacaagactGAAGGGCTCAGATCAGTTGTCCTGTTCTAATTCCTTACTAGCTGAGGCAACTGAATAACAGGTCTTTAGTTGAAGAACAATCCACAGGACGTCTACCTTATTTGTTTCACattagaaataataaaatacttcTCAACATTGTTGATTGCAAAACTTAGGGAGAAAaggccagagctgcccatcaaaGGGCAGGAGACAAAGTCAAGAGCTTCAGCAACTCTCTCAGTTCACATCAGCAGGGTGTATCCTAGGGGAAAATATTCAAACAACCCTTGGAAGTGGCCCCCACCTCAGTTCAATCCTCAGTGGAGGATTGCATCTCCTCCTCTCAAATGCCCTCTTCATCTGTTTGCTTTTGATCCAGTTGCAGACTCCAACAAACACTGAGTAATACCAAAACCTGGCACTGAAGACAACAGTCATGAAAAGCAGGTCAAGGGAGCACAAGGGCTACAATGAAGGGACATACCAGCGAAGAAATTTCCAAGCCACTGCCAGAGATATTTGGCCTAGGCAGAAAGATAAGGTGCACATTACAGACCTGGGATCAAGCTCTTAGGCACATCTTTGAAATGGGAGGTTTCCTTTACCACTTCAAGATATTTCAGATGTTTACCTCCCTTCTTTGTAAGTGCAGATCCACTCATTGTTTCTTACCCTCTAGGTAAAAGGTCTGTATTTCTTCTACAGTAAGTGTTACATTACAACAAGCAGCCTAGCTATCAGCATTTTACTGGACCAACAAAGACACTCAAGCATCCTAAGATTAATGGCCCAGACTTCTGATAGGAGAAGAAATTAACTTGGTTTGAGCTGTCTCTTCCTTTCTGTTGCTCACCTACAGCTCTTAAGGGTTGCTGCTGTTTTCATGGTATATACACCACTCACAAGCTTCTGTAGCTACTGAAAACTTTCCTATCATGCCAGAATATACAGGATTTTGTTTAGATAAAGCCACTTTCTCCAGCTGAAGCCAATCTTccacagagctgagctgaaCTGAATAGACATATTCACGTAACATATGGCAGAGTTCAGGAAAGCACAGTTCTAAAAGTTTATGTGATCTCCCAGGAAATGGTCCAAAGCAGAGACCTAATTTCTGCCCCAGTTCTATCTCAGAAGAGCCCTCCTTTCAGAAGCCATGAAGAGAGATATAAGAAGGGTCCCTATGGGCTTAGTTTTCTTAGTGCCTTTAGCCTTATACTTTAAGAAATTGTTGTCACTTTAAAGATTGCGAGAACCTCTTTAATCAATATTTTGAAAAGATGTATTTAAAACCTAATTTTAGATGAGCAAGCTTGAGCTAatattaaaaagttaaaaatatctTGGCACAGTTAATTTTGGAATGTTGGCCTTCCAATCCATTTGCCAGTCAATAACAATATCCTTTCATTTACAGCAAGTACAACAGAAGAGATTGAACTGGAAACCATTGAGTGTTAGCCAAGGACTGTgtcataataaaaataacaattctACCTCAGGAGAAAGTATTGGCCAAGAAAGCAAGAACAAACCTAGAAGGTAAAATGTTTGTGACTACTGCAGAAACATCCTAACTTGCAAAGTAATTAATTCTACCGTGCCTGATGGAGCTGTTTCAACCTGTTTTCAGTTCTGCTAGTTAAGGTCAGAGTAAAAAAGAGCATGCTTTCATGCTGAGCATATTTGTGGCTAGCTAATAAAATCTACAGCCTCTACCACTCTTAAGCAACCAACCAACCAAGCCTCTAAGATCAACCCATAAAGGAAATTATCATGGTCTTGAAGGACACCTACATTTTGGATACAGCAAGTCTCCTATTACAGACAGAGTGGTCATTAGCATCCATCAacataataaattaaatatccAATTACagtattacattaaaaaaatatttgcaagcaTTGAATCCTGTTTATTGCACCTATGCTGCTACTTTTGGGTGTAAGGAACTTCCTGAAGCTCTGAAGACAAACTGCAATTTTTCATAAGACAGAACTGACTTTGAAAGAACGCTGAGCTGGTCAAAGTTCTCCCACTTGTGTTTCCAGTTGTTTACACTGCCCCAGGATGGATGTTAACTCACATTTTATGACATTACTAGAGCAAGTGGTTGTACAAGCAACAGTGCAGGCAGGCACTAAAGAGGACACTGTGAAGATTAGAGGGGTCAGATAAAACACTGACACACAACACCAGTTGGGATGGCAAAACACTAAACAGTTTTGTTGTGAAAGATGTCAAGTCCTTTGCAAACTTAGCCTAGTGCTGAACAATCTATCTGAGAAAAAAAGTTATAACAGCATTTCTTTGAAATACAATATTTACAAATACAGTTCTAAAATTGCTCTTGTTGAGAAGCCATCTTTGCTTTCCCTATGTTGTAAGAAAACATTAAAGTGACCCAACTAATGTTTTCTTGAATCTGCATATTGCACGTATTGCAATTCTCCACCTGTAGATCTGTTGGGTGGAATAACACTTGTGTTTGCCAGTGAGAAAGCAGCAAACTGACCAAGTTCCAAATtattctgttttgcttttgtaATGAAAATTTTGCAGTGTGAAATAAACTTTGAATTTGGAAGACATCATGGACTAGTCTGCGCCTGTAGATTGCCACGTTGCTGTTTGAGTCAAACTGCTGGTACTGCCTTTCTCACATTTCATCTCACTTGTTTGCAAAAACCTTTTACAGGACAGGCTGACTGAGCTTTGCCTCTGGTCAGGGACTGGGATGCTCAAGCGCAGAGGTTCTGTGGGTTCCATTTGGAAAAAAGTTCAGGGAACTTCTCACCAAGTGCAAAACGATGCAGGTAGGTGCCAAACAAGCCAAAGCACCCTGTGCACAATACCCTCATCTCATCCTGAGTTGGCCATTTGTAGTACAAAGGGCCTCTCTCCCACTCATAAATTGAGTACCAGATTCAGCAGTTTGCTCCTTCCTACATCTAGAACAGGTCAAAAAAGGTGAGAAATGAAATGAGTatcaaaaccagcacagacaAGTAACAGTTTATTCCAATTCTCTACTTTAAATGTATATTGCCCATTTTTGTGTCTGAGTGAACTAAGCTTTGACAGCAGGGAAACTAAGTGCATATATGTCAATCAACAAACTTGAATTACTTGGTAAAGTGTGATTATAGAATATGGAAAACATGTTAGGGGCTCTTTTTTGAGCCCTAAATCTTAGACTGAACGAATCTCAGACTTTTAAGGCAAAACATATTAAAGCACTTTGAATGCAAAGGTATTAGGCTGAGCTGAATATACAGCAGATGCTCTGCCAGACTTAGAAAGTTCAAAAAGTGCAGCTTAAACATAAAACCACTATTATCTGCTAACACTGACCTGAACACTGCAATTGCCAGAGGAAACCAGGAAACATATCCAGACATGAATGACCATTCTAGtgcattgctgtgactgcagaggTCACACACATTTAAACCACAATGTTTGAAAGCTGGCAGGAAAGTAggaaataaacattaaaaattcttCCGTTTAAAAGGTACTACAACAAAAGAAGTTTACAACTAGCACAGTTTTTCTACTTCTTTTAGCTTGGCTGAAGTCACTGCAACTTCAGGCACCCATCCTTGGCTATTAAACCTGGTACCAGCCTCACTTTTAGGCAGTGATATCCCATATGAATAGCAGGGACTCAAACAGTATTCAGAGAGAACATCCAGTACAGTTAACCTGTATGTAGCTTTCTTTATAGACAATTCCTCACCCAAAAATTTTACCCACAATTTAACATGCTTACTCTACACAGGTAACTAACgttactttaaaaatactgaaattttcctgaaaatacTGTTTGTTACTATGCATTATTGAGGTCAATATTTGAGGTACAGAATGTGAGGCTAAACTGTAGCAGTGGAGCATCTAAAGTCTTATGGAAGGTTGTTGCAGTAGAAATTCAGAAACAGCTGTTCTTACTGTACTTGTAAACTCCCTAGGGAACAGCAGCAAATTTAATATTTAGAGCATTCTAGATATCAAAGGGATTAAGGGATTTTACTTTTAAACTTGAATTAGAGATGTCCAAGTTCACCAGATTGCACTGACAATCAATTGAAAAGGTCTTCTTAATCATTCACTAATATCATCATTTCATATTCAAAGAGGCATTACCAAGTTTCAAGACTATCTCTCTTTTAGCTGTCTAATCAGTCTGTTTTGCATTAAAATTAGGAATCCCTGTGTATTCAACACCAAAACACAGACTCTCCAGGTCTCtaataactcttttttttttgttgttgctacaattatttttttttttcagctagaCCTAGAAGTCTTGACAAGAGTTTTAATGCTAACATACAGAGCTTGCTGTTCTGCAACACAGGATGTGTCTTTCTTTTCAAGAGAGAAGTCCTGCAACCATGAGAGTGTAATAGCTCCACA includes:
- the VSTM5 gene encoding V-set and transmembrane domain-containing protein 5 is translated as MRPLQGSRGRSVVVGTVTLCLAAGWALQTPGGVSLVVPQPNINATVAQNILLSVEYSCRGVATIEWKHVSSWGTTSIVEWRSGNYVNISTAYKDRVTTFENGSIQLRNVGMRDAGYYFVTVMEEHGTNAYGTIIVNVYEIIYEDLHFVAVLFAFLAAVSAILICFMWLCNKSLHLFQKKTTHKLTASTTEEIELETIEC